A single region of the Blastopirellula marina genome encodes:
- a CDS encoding terminase large subunit domain-containing protein — protein sequence MNKLSSRITKVQAAKKNSIRDQTRLIRLPKPLPHQQQLIRDPHRHKTAICGRRWGKTGAGLPACVKGHGHPDPQHPQHLKGALDGGNIWWVAPTFVITQKIERDLIKCFARSGFEYHKTDHRIQLSTGGSVTVRTAASPASLRGDGLDGVVYDEAAFGSVDTWREALRPALVDKQGWSLFLTSPNGPNWVKDRFDLALVDPVNYRSWQCPSTDNPLVTAAEMERLRREVGDRAYQQEMLAQFLDSEGAEFAGYYFQYPNFWFHDWPPQNEIRFRVLAVDPSKGRNEKADYTAIVDLCVSRPGHVYIDAHIERLDLSRIAQRITDVAVATRPIGLIIEANQFQELLVHMIKPLAFDRGLDLNIFPSTNTENKTSRIRAMLTPYLARGELHFKQNSRGAKLLVEQLREFPCGPHDDGPDALELGLRLLAHINNGGGPTL from the coding sequence ATGAACAAGCTCAGCAGTCGCATCACGAAGGTTCAAGCTGCGAAGAAGAACAGTATCCGCGACCAGACCCGGCTGATCCGACTTCCTAAACCACTACCGCACCAACAGCAACTGATCCGCGATCCGCATCGCCACAAAACGGCCATCTGTGGAAGACGCTGGGGCAAAACGGGTGCTGGCTTGCCGGCCTGCGTCAAGGGTCACGGGCACCCCGATCCGCAGCATCCACAGCACCTCAAGGGGGCGCTCGACGGAGGCAACATCTGGTGGGTCGCGCCGACGTTTGTCATCACGCAGAAGATCGAGCGCGACTTGATCAAGTGCTTCGCGCGTTCCGGCTTCGAATACCACAAAACCGATCACCGCATCCAGCTAAGCACCGGAGGCAGCGTGACCGTTCGCACGGCCGCTTCGCCGGCCAGCCTCCGCGGCGATGGTCTCGATGGCGTCGTGTACGACGAAGCGGCGTTCGGCTCGGTCGATACGTGGCGCGAAGCGCTGCGGCCGGCGTTGGTCGACAAGCAAGGCTGGTCCCTGTTCCTCACGTCTCCCAACGGACCGAACTGGGTGAAAGATCGCTTCGATCTGGCCCTGGTCGATCCGGTCAACTATCGCTCGTGGCAATGTCCCTCGACCGACAACCCGCTGGTGACGGCGGCCGAGATGGAACGATTACGCCGAGAGGTGGGAGACCGGGCCTATCAGCAGGAGATGCTCGCCCAGTTCCTTGATAGCGAAGGGGCCGAGTTCGCTGGCTACTACTTTCAGTACCCGAACTTCTGGTTCCATGATTGGCCGCCGCAAAACGAAATCCGGTTTCGCGTGCTGGCCGTCGATCCCTCCAAGGGAAGGAACGAAAAGGCGGACTACACCGCGATCGTCGATTTGTGCGTGAGCCGCCCAGGGCACGTTTACATCGACGCCCACATCGAACGGCTCGACCTCAGCCGCATTGCCCAGCGTATCACCGATGTCGCCGTCGCCACGCGGCCGATCGGGCTGATCATTGAAGCCAACCAGTTTCAAGAGCTGCTCGTGCACATGATCAAACCGCTGGCCTTCGACCGCGGGCTCGACCTGAACATCTTCCCTTCGACCAACACCGAAAACAAAACGTCCCGCATCCGGGCGATGCTCACGCCGTACCTGGCCCGCGGCGAACTGCACTTCAAACAAAACAGCCGCGGCGCAAAGCTACTCGTCGAGCAACTCCGCGAGTTCCCCTGCGGCCCCCACGACGACGGCCCCGACGCCCTGGAACTCGGATTGCGTCTACTAGCCCACATCAACAACGGAGGAGGACCGACCCTATGA
- a CDS encoding phage portal protein — protein MTHANHSSTDYVHEASQLRARLETHFLRQELALVENTSHSPPRVIQESFPEPAPVRQGFAELPFGQAGPVLPDIATDRADGDLRPVFSTEWQLAELRGAARSLANSSYGTGIVDGLTSYIVRTGFDYQATPIRGHNTPQPLIADVQRIIRNLLDDNQWQLDFEQQLCAAQHVDGEIILVLEEDAGSVRIRRAEPAWLTEPADKAYLERRLETTTPLNWKYGIATDPHDASRPRGYFIQWNADPSAWRFYSPARVVHIKSNTPRHVKRGLTDFYPVVTELADAVALNHRMSRGAAIQASIAMIIEAVQGAGSGLGIGDPTHIGASLARPNGTAGQSISASGRYASERRSDWHEGMIIDTKGKKFQAGPMGGAQSDGFVKVLQAGLRSVGVRWNMPEYLISGDASNNNYASILEAGSPFVCRIEAEQEKLCKAYERMLWSVLRIHFELGRLNLRRYGLAWNDLRQCVNLIVTGTSPMIGQRRESFEVDAQLYDRGLMSADTLAAKYDLDPEEEREKRDRQAP, from the coding sequence ATGACACACGCAAACCATTCTTCTACCGATTACGTGCACGAGGCCAGCCAGCTTCGAGCACGGTTAGAGACGCACTTTTTGCGTCAGGAACTAGCGCTGGTCGAGAACACTTCCCACTCTCCGCCGCGCGTCATTCAAGAATCGTTTCCCGAGCCTGCCCCTGTGCGGCAGGGCTTCGCGGAACTTCCCTTCGGGCAAGCGGGGCCGGTGCTGCCAGACATCGCAACCGACCGGGCCGACGGCGATTTGCGGCCGGTGTTCAGTACCGAGTGGCAGCTGGCCGAACTCCGTGGGGCGGCTCGCTCGCTGGCCAACAGCTCGTACGGAACCGGTATCGTCGATGGGCTGACCAGCTACATCGTGCGGACCGGGTTCGATTACCAGGCCACCCCGATCCGTGGACATAATACGCCGCAACCATTGATCGCCGACGTGCAGCGAATCATTCGCAACCTGCTGGACGACAACCAGTGGCAACTCGATTTCGAGCAGCAACTGTGTGCCGCGCAGCATGTCGACGGCGAGATCATTCTGGTACTCGAAGAAGACGCCGGCAGCGTTCGCATTCGCCGCGCCGAGCCGGCCTGGCTCACCGAACCCGCCGACAAGGCGTACCTCGAGCGTCGATTGGAAACGACCACGCCCCTCAACTGGAAGTACGGCATCGCCACCGATCCGCACGACGCCTCGCGACCGCGCGGCTATTTTATTCAGTGGAATGCCGACCCGAGTGCGTGGCGGTTCTATTCGCCTGCCCGCGTGGTGCATATCAAAAGCAACACGCCCCGGCATGTGAAGCGCGGGCTGACCGACTTTTACCCGGTCGTCACCGAACTGGCCGACGCCGTCGCACTCAACCACCGCATGAGCCGTGGGGCCGCGATTCAGGCTTCCATCGCCATGATCATCGAAGCGGTCCAAGGCGCTGGCAGCGGACTGGGGATTGGCGATCCCACGCACATCGGCGCAAGTCTCGCGCGGCCTAATGGTACGGCAGGCCAATCCATTTCGGCCAGCGGCCGCTACGCCAGCGAGCGTCGTAGCGATTGGCACGAAGGGATGATCATCGACACGAAAGGCAAAAAGTTCCAGGCCGGCCCGATGGGGGGCGCTCAGTCCGACGGCTTCGTCAAAGTGCTGCAAGCCGGCCTGCGGAGCGTGGGTGTTCGCTGGAACATGCCTGAGTATTTGATCTCTGGCGACGCTTCGAACAACAACTACGCCTCGATTTTGGAAGCAGGCAGCCCGTTCGTGTGCCGCATTGAAGCCGAGCAAGAGAAGCTGTGCAAAGCGTACGAGCGGATGCTGTGGAGCGTCCTGCGAATCCATTTCGAGTTGGGGCGATTGAACCTTCGTCGCTACGGTCTGGCTTGGAACGACCTGCGGCAATGCGTGAACCTGATCGTCACCGGCACCAGCCCGATGATCGGCCAGCGCCGCGAATCGTTCGAGGTCGACGCCCAGTTGTACGACCGAGGCCTCATGTCGGCAGACACCTTAGCCGCCAAGTACGACCTCGACCCCGAAGAAGAACGCGAGAAACGCGACCGTCAGGCTCCCTAG
- a CDS encoding thioredoxin family protein, with protein MKRIFLNTILGIGLLSGSTWLYVGQTQANRPIELPASNIPAARKTHTEPIIYFFTRDDCLYCRPMHRLANQLHQQGHTIYVVDASRQDLVRRYGVSAYPTFLVIEGDTIVRRVIGLTTKERILGQH; from the coding sequence ATGAAACGCATTTTCCTCAACACGATCCTTGGCATCGGTCTCCTTTCCGGCAGCACCTGGCTTTATGTTGGTCAAACCCAGGCCAACCGCCCGATCGAACTGCCGGCGTCGAACATCCCGGCCGCGCGCAAAACTCACACCGAGCCGATCATCTACTTCTTCACCCGCGACGACTGCCTCTATTGCCGGCCGATGCACCGTCTGGCCAATCAACTGCACCAGCAAGGTCACACCATCTACGTGGTCGACGCGTCGCGGCAAGACCTCGTTCGCCGCTATGGCGTTAGCGCATATCCGACGTTTCTGGTGATCGAAGGAGACACAATCGTCCGCCGCGTGATCGGCCTGACCACGAAGGAGCGGATCCTTGGTCAGCATTAA